From Chryseobacterium shandongense, the proteins below share one genomic window:
- a CDS encoding adenylosuccinate synthase — translation MSTYVVVGLQYGDEGKGKITDVLSAKSDYVVRFQGGDNAGHTVYVGDEKFVLHLLPSGVLQCKGKCIIANGVVVNPKSFIKEVNQIESKGLRTDHIFISRRAHVIMPYHILLDTYREEEHGGTQIGTTKKGIGPCYEDKIARVGIRMVDLLNPEILREKIEKNLKIKNSLFEKYFDKPTLDVEEIYNEYLEIGKQLQDRIVDTELELNEAIQEGKNVLFEGAQALMLDIDFGTYPYVTSSSPSTGGVCTGAGVPPTSLQNLIGVAKAYCTRVGNGPFPSELDNELGEKIRQIGGEFGATTGRPRRTGWLDLVSLKHACMINGINNLVITKLDVLTGIDTIKIATHYKTEDGKIIDYFTSSTTKLYDYEAIYEELPGWTEDITKARSYDELPDTAQKYIEFIEKYLGINVYLVSVGPERSQNIIRKELF, via the coding sequence ATGTCAACTTACGTAGTTGTAGGTCTTCAGTACGGAGATGAAGGGAAAGGAAAAATCACGGATGTTTTATCGGCCAAATCGGATTATGTGGTGCGCTTCCAAGGGGGAGATAACGCAGGTCACACCGTATATGTAGGCGATGAAAAATTCGTATTGCACCTTCTTCCGTCGGGAGTTCTTCAGTGCAAAGGGAAATGTATCATTGCCAATGGAGTAGTGGTAAACCCTAAATCTTTCATTAAGGAGGTGAATCAGATCGAAAGCAAAGGCTTGAGAACGGATCATATTTTCATCAGCAGAAGAGCGCATGTCATCATGCCTTACCACATTCTTTTGGATACGTACCGTGAGGAAGAGCACGGAGGAACTCAGATCGGGACCACCAAAAAAGGGATCGGACCTTGCTACGAAGATAAAATCGCAAGAGTGGGAATCAGAATGGTAGACCTTCTCAACCCGGAGATTTTAAGAGAAAAAATTGAGAAAAACTTAAAAATTAAGAATTCTCTTTTTGAAAAATATTTCGACAAACCAACATTGGATGTTGAAGAAATCTACAACGAATATTTAGAAATCGGAAAACAGCTTCAAGACAGAATCGTTGATACGGAACTGGAATTAAATGAAGCAATTCAGGAAGGTAAAAACGTATTGTTTGAAGGAGCGCAGGCTTTAATGCTGGATATTGATTTCGGAACCTATCCGTACGTGACATCCTCTTCGCCGTCAACCGGAGGAGTTTGTACCGGAGCAGGAGTGCCGCCGACTTCCCTTCAAAATCTTATTGGTGTAGCAAAAGCATATTGTACAAGAGTAGGAAATGGGCCGTTTCCTTCAGAATTAGATAATGAACTGGGTGAGAAAATCAGACAGATCGGTGGCGAATTCGGGGCTACAACAGGAAGACCGAGAAGAACAGGCTGGTTAGATCTTGTTTCTTTAAAACATGCTTGTATGATCAATGGAATCAATAACCTGGTAATTACTAAATTGGATGTTCTTACTGGAATTGATACGATTAAAATCGCTACACATTATAAAACGGAAGACGGAAAAATCATTGATTATTTCACCTCTTCTACTACAAAATTATACGACTATGAGGCTATCTATGAAGAGCTTCCTGGTTGGACGGAAGACATTACCAAAGCAAGAAGCTACGATGAACTTCCTGATACAGCTCAGAAATATATAGAATTTATTGAGAAGTATTTGGGTATTAATGTTTACCTGGTTTCTGTAGGTCCTGAAAGAAGTCAGAACATCATCAGAAAAGAATTATTCTAA
- a CDS encoding energy transducer TonB: MKHMHQNQEFRFNEVLFEHRNKQYGAYVLRNESDRILTKALFIGVSVLAAVSLMPLIANALKGPNITEKIIACDFGPFNVRQVDDVEQTPVQQVQTVRPKVKTEDTTVPEPRVVVKSERNVEKIEGAVAGIKNNSDGEVAPPNIYVPPTTNIGKGPVISTPPPSLPVEKTDPSKIVDGKDLGVEANFNGGIEAFRNKVMNNFDGSGFESDDIMRTTVTFIVEIDGSISNIKANGADVDFNSEAIRTVKAISAKGKWIPGKNKKGESVRSYFKFPISMKFDN; the protein is encoded by the coding sequence ATGAAACACATGCATCAGAATCAAGAATTTCGCTTCAACGAAGTTCTCTTCGAGCACCGAAACAAACAATACGGTGCCTATGTCTTAAGAAATGAATCAGACAGAATTTTAACAAAAGCACTTTTTATTGGAGTGAGCGTTTTAGCGGCAGTCTCTTTAATGCCATTAATTGCAAATGCATTAAAAGGGCCAAATATTACAGAAAAGATTATAGCCTGTGATTTTGGACCGTTTAATGTTAGACAGGTAGACGATGTAGAACAGACTCCGGTTCAACAAGTTCAAACAGTAAGACCAAAAGTAAAAACAGAAGACACAACTGTTCCTGAACCTAGAGTTGTGGTGAAGAGTGAAAGGAATGTTGAAAAGATTGAAGGTGCAGTTGCGGGTATAAAAAATAACTCCGATGGAGAAGTAGCTCCTCCAAATATTTATGTACCTCCAACAACAAATATTGGAAAAGGTCCGGTAATTTCCACGCCGCCTCCTTCATTGCCTGTTGAAAAAACAGATCCTAGTAAAATCGTTGATGGCAAAGATTTAGGAGTTGAAGCCAATTTCAATGGTGGAATTGAAGCATTTAGAAATAAAGTAATGAACAATTTCGATGGATCAGGATTTGAATCCGATGATATTATGAGAACAACAGTCACTTTCATTGTGGAAATAGATGGTTCAATATCTAATATTAAAGCTAATGGAGCAGATGTAGATTTTAATAGTGAAGCCATTAGAACGGTAAAAGCTATCTCAGCAAAAGGAAAATGGATTCCCGGGAAAAATAAAAAAGGGGAATCTGTGAGAAGCTACTTTAAATTCCCTATTTCCATGAAGTTCGATAATTAA
- a CDS encoding ParA family protein encodes MAKIIGIANQKGGVGKTTTAVNLAAALGVLEKKILIIDADPQANATSGLGVDDVQYSTYNLLEHSVETEKCIKQTATPNLDIVPSHIDLVAAEIELVDKEDREYMLKKALQSVRDKYDYIIIDCAPSLGLITVNALTAADSVIIPIQCEYFALEGLGKLLNTIKNVQKIHNKDLDIEGLLLTMYDSRLRLSNQVVEEVNAHFPEMVFETIISRNVRLSEAPSFGESILNYDAESKGAVQYLQLAEEVLLKNEKLVKN; translated from the coding sequence ATGGCAAAAATAATAGGTATCGCTAATCAGAAAGGAGGTGTTGGAAAAACAACAACAGCTGTTAATTTAGCCGCGGCATTAGGGGTATTGGAAAAGAAAATATTAATTATTGATGCTGATCCTCAGGCCAATGCAACTTCCGGTCTGGGAGTGGATGATGTTCAGTATTCTACATACAACTTATTGGAGCACAGTGTTGAAACAGAAAAATGCATCAAGCAGACGGCCACGCCCAATCTAGATATTGTGCCTTCCCACATCGATCTTGTAGCAGCAGAAATTGAGCTCGTTGACAAGGAAGACAGAGAATATATGCTGAAAAAAGCCCTGCAAAGTGTTAGGGACAAGTATGACTACATCATCATCGACTGTGCACCGAGTTTAGGTTTGATTACTGTTAATGCGCTTACCGCAGCAGATTCTGTAATTATCCCGATCCAGTGTGAGTATTTCGCATTGGAAGGATTAGGAAAACTTCTTAATACGATTAAAAACGTACAGAAAATCCATAATAAAGATCTTGATATTGAAGGATTGCTTCTTACCATGTATGACAGCAGATTGAGGCTATCCAACCAGGTTGTGGAAGAAGTGAATGCACACTTCCCCGAAATGGTTTTTGAAACCATTATCAGCAGAAATGTACGTTTGAGCGAGGCGCCAAGCTTCGGGGAAAGCATCCTAAACTACGATGCAGAAAGTAAAGGAGCGGTTCAGTACTTACAGCTGGCTGAAGAAGTTCTGTTGAAAAATGAAAAATTAGTAAAGAATTAA
- a CDS encoding ParB/RepB/Spo0J family partition protein: MKDKKRAMGRGLGAILSAESKATINSATDEGADKFVGNIVEISIEDIYPNATQPRTYFDEKALNELAQSIKNLGVIQPITLRKDGEKFEIISGERRYRASKLAGLETIPAYIRLVNDQELLEMALVENIQREDLDAIEIALTYQRLMDEIGLTQENLSQRVGKDRSTITNSIRLLRLNPDIQNAIRSGEISAGHGRAIISLENEEHQQILFDLIIKEKLNVRQAEQAATALKNPKSPAAKRAKAELSNNYKRAQKTIADILDVKVEIKTSGNGKKGKIVLDFKNEDELEYILSHIK, encoded by the coding sequence ATGAAGGACAAAAAAAGAGCGATGGGACGAGGATTGGGTGCTATTCTTAGTGCAGAATCCAAAGCAACGATCAATTCTGCCACTGATGAAGGAGCAGACAAGTTTGTAGGAAATATCGTTGAAATTTCAATAGAAGATATTTATCCGAATGCGACCCAACCCAGAACATATTTTGACGAAAAAGCATTAAATGAGCTTGCGCAGTCTATCAAAAACTTGGGAGTAATTCAACCAATTACTTTAAGAAAAGACGGAGAGAAGTTTGAAATCATATCGGGGGAAAGACGTTACAGAGCCAGTAAATTAGCAGGTCTGGAGACAATTCCTGCCTACATTCGTCTGGTAAATGATCAGGAACTCCTGGAGATGGCTCTTGTTGAAAACATTCAGAGAGAAGACCTTGATGCCATAGAAATAGCGCTTACTTATCAGCGGTTAATGGATGAGATTGGCCTCACGCAGGAAAATCTTAGTCAGAGAGTCGGAAAAGACAGAAGTACGATTACGAACTCTATCAGGTTATTAAGATTAAATCCGGATATTCAGAATGCCATCAGAAGCGGAGAAATTTCTGCAGGACACGGAAGAGCAATTATCAGCCTTGAAAATGAAGAGCATCAGCAGATTCTTTTTGATCTTATTATCAAAGAAAAACTAAATGTTCGCCAGGCTGAGCAGGCTGCTACAGCTTTAAAAAATCCAAAATCCCCTGCCGCTAAAAGAGCTAAGGCAGAGCTTTCCAATAATTACAAGAGGGCTCAGAAAACGATTGCGGATATACTGGATGTAAAAGTAGAAATTAAAACCTCCGGAAACGGCAAAAAAGGTAAAATTGTTCTTGACTTCAAAAATGAAGACGAATTGGAGTATATTTTATCTCATATTAAATAA
- a CDS encoding DUF5683 domain-containing protein has product MKKLLFTFFLSLSVMFFSQVNPNDTIRVEYHPKDSVSVEKNNTLTEENVVSDLEKANGPTNNTLKLNPTKAGLYSAVLPGLGQFYNKKYWKVPIVWGAVGAGVGIAVWNDNQYRKYREYYIAKLNGTPNEFVDSHPWLDKVALGNAQDRAKRQRDYAIAGTALIYILNIVDAVVDAHLYESRKDPDLTFTPSVIQDQYGIAPPKTGISLSYKF; this is encoded by the coding sequence ATGAAAAAATTACTTTTCACATTTTTTCTGTCTCTATCTGTGATGTTCTTTTCTCAGGTAAATCCCAATGATACAATCAGGGTAGAATATCACCCGAAAGATAGTGTGTCAGTAGAAAAAAACAATACGTTAACAGAAGAAAATGTTGTTTCGGATCTCGAAAAAGCAAACGGCCCTACAAATAATACGCTAAAGCTTAATCCTACCAAAGCAGGGCTTTATTCTGCAGTTCTTCCGGGATTAGGACAGTTCTATAATAAAAAGTACTGGAAAGTTCCCATCGTTTGGGGAGCAGTAGGCGCCGGAGTAGGAATTGCCGTCTGGAACGATAATCAATACCGAAAATATAGGGAATATTACATCGCAAAGCTCAACGGCACACCTAATGAATTTGTTGACTCTCATCCCTGGCTGGATAAAGTCGCGCTGGGAAATGCTCAGGACAGGGCAAAGAGGCAGAGAGACTACGCTATCGCAGGAACAGCTTTAATTTACATTCTGAATATTGTAGATGCCGTAGTAGATGCTCATCTTTATGAAAGCCGGAAAGATCCGGATCTTACATTTACTCCTTCTGTAATTCAGGATCAATATGGAATTGCACCTCCCAAAACAGGAATCAGTTTAAGTTATAAATTTTAA
- the dapB gene encoding 4-hydroxy-tetrahydrodipicolinate reductase, which produces MKIALVGYGKMGKIIDEIATKRGHEIVARLKETPTAENLNNPDVVIEFSLPEVAYENIKACLENKIPVICGTTGWLDKKPEIEQMAIQNGTAFLYGSNFSLGVNLFFALNEKLADLMKNVDEYSCQLEEIHHVHKKDAPSGTAISIAEGIFKNNQKFDSWKLEETQGNQLGIFAIRENEVPGTHSVFYRSEVDEIEIKHTAFNRNGFALGAVVAAEWIKDKKGNFTMKDVLGL; this is translated from the coding sequence ATGAAAATAGCATTAGTTGGATATGGTAAAATGGGCAAAATCATTGATGAAATTGCCACTAAAAGAGGACATGAAATTGTCGCCAGACTCAAAGAAACTCCAACTGCTGAAAACCTTAACAATCCGGATGTGGTCATTGAATTTTCCCTTCCGGAAGTAGCTTATGAAAACATCAAAGCCTGTCTTGAAAATAAAATTCCCGTAATCTGCGGAACAACAGGATGGCTGGATAAAAAGCCAGAAATTGAACAGATGGCTATTCAAAACGGAACAGCATTTTTATATGGTTCTAACTTCAGTTTAGGCGTAAATTTGTTTTTTGCCCTAAATGAAAAACTTGCCGACCTTATGAAAAATGTAGATGAATATTCCTGTCAGTTGGAAGAAATTCACCATGTTCATAAAAAAGATGCTCCCAGCGGAACCGCAATCTCCATCGCGGAAGGGATTTTTAAAAATAATCAGAAATTCGATTCCTGGAAGCTGGAAGAAACGCAAGGAAATCAATTGGGTATTTTCGCCATTCGTGAAAATGAAGTGCCCGGAACGCACAGCGTATTTTACAGAAGTGAAGTCGATGAAATTGAGATTAAGCATACAGCGTTCAACAGAAACGGTTTTGCATTAGGCGCGGTAGTCGCTGCAGAATGGATTAAAGATAAAAAAGGAAATTTCACGATGAAGGATGTTTTGGGACTTTAA
- the lepB gene encoding signal peptidase I — protein MNYFLTYTVYVLILSVLMGISTWKLFKKLGYNPLFAFIPFYNYFIILKETKHPKWWAFLSYLPIVGPIMMSVFHLYLMKKFGKTLFKDQLLTVILPFIYMATVNYSKDVELEDENELFLTDEEKEEKKKDSFLGSVTFAVVFATIIHVFVTQPFGIPTGSMERTLLVGDFLFVNKWSYGYRLPMRPLAIPFLQGTIFDSGEKGNPKDDPKSYVNAVKLPYERILQFNKPQRHDVVVFNYPQDSVHTAIDRKDPYVKRCVAVAGDTFEMRGGRLYVNNKPETILGDQEIQHSYYVETGSELDIKDLFKKLEYISIAQLDNSIPGFEETAKKYGINPANTVYVMQLTDKRLKAIKDLPQVISVHEDVMEKGYASVRYRDITRTKIDTTQSIYPINKPWNQDWYGPLRIPKKGDVVTLNKETLPEYQWIISEYEHNSLENKNGKIFINGKETNQYTIKQDYYMMVGDNRDASLDARFFGVVPEENIVGKPMFTWMSIEGAFNDSGASFQADGWRIRWDRMFKATNTGEANKTSYWWIAAMILILFFGWEYFVKLFRKKKDDEL, from the coding sequence ATGAATTATTTTTTAACTTATACAGTTTACGTTCTCATTTTATCTGTATTGATGGGGATTTCAACCTGGAAACTGTTCAAAAAGCTGGGGTATAATCCACTCTTCGCTTTCATTCCTTTCTACAATTATTTTATCATTTTAAAAGAAACCAAGCACCCGAAATGGTGGGCTTTCCTATCATATTTGCCGATTGTAGGGCCGATTATGATGTCTGTGTTTCATTTATACTTAATGAAAAAATTCGGGAAGACACTCTTTAAAGATCAGTTGCTTACGGTAATTCTCCCTTTCATTTACATGGCAACCGTTAATTACAGTAAAGATGTAGAGTTGGAAGATGAAAATGAATTATTTCTTACAGACGAAGAAAAAGAGGAAAAAAAGAAAGATTCTTTCCTGGGTTCGGTGACTTTTGCCGTTGTTTTTGCAACCATTATCCACGTTTTCGTAACCCAGCCTTTCGGGATTCCTACGGGATCTATGGAGAGAACTTTACTTGTGGGTGATTTCCTTTTCGTAAATAAATGGAGCTACGGATATAGGCTTCCTATGCGTCCTTTAGCAATACCTTTTCTACAGGGAACCATTTTCGATTCGGGTGAAAAGGGAAACCCTAAAGACGATCCGAAATCATATGTTAATGCGGTGAAACTTCCTTACGAAAGAATATTGCAGTTCAACAAGCCTCAAAGGCATGATGTGGTCGTCTTCAACTATCCACAGGATTCCGTACACACAGCGATCGACAGAAAGGATCCTTATGTGAAAAGATGTGTTGCTGTTGCTGGCGATACTTTCGAAATGAGAGGCGGAAGATTGTATGTTAACAACAAACCGGAAACCATATTAGGAGATCAGGAAATTCAGCACTCTTATTATGTGGAGACAGGAAGCGAACTTGATATTAAAGACCTTTTCAAAAAATTAGAATATATTTCCATTGCTCAATTGGATAATTCTATACCTGGTTTTGAGGAAACGGCCAAAAAATATGGTATAAACCCTGCAAATACAGTATATGTAATGCAGCTCACGGATAAGAGATTAAAAGCTATTAAGGATCTTCCTCAGGTTATATCTGTTCATGAAGATGTTATGGAAAAAGGATATGCTTCTGTAAGATATAGAGATATTACGAGAACGAAAATAGATACCACGCAGTCGATCTATCCTATTAACAAACCATGGAACCAAGATTGGTACGGTCCTTTAAGAATTCCTAAAAAAGGTGATGTTGTCACACTAAACAAGGAAACCTTACCGGAATATCAGTGGATCATTTCTGAATATGAACATAATAGTTTAGAAAATAAAAATGGTAAAATATTCATCAACGGAAAAGAAACCAATCAATACACTATCAAACAGGATTATTATATGATGGTAGGAGACAATAGGGATGCGTCTCTAGACGCAAGATTCTTTGGTGTTGTACCTGAAGAAAATATTGTTGGAAAACCTATGTTTACGTGGATGAGTATTGAGGGAGCATTTAATGATTCAGGCGCATCTTTTCAAGCAGACGGATGGAGAATCCGTTGGGATAGAATGTTTAAAGCTACCAATACCGGGGAAGCCAATAAAACTTCTTACTGGTGGATTGCTGCAATGATTCTGATCTTATTCTTCGGATGGGAATATTTTGTAAAGCTATTCAGAAAGAAAAAAGACGACGAATTATAG
- a CDS encoding WbqC family protein gives MNKVLLPVFYLPTISWFSVFLNPEKEIVFERFESFPKQTYRNRANIFGANGKLSLIIPISHNGKREYKDIEISYREDWQNLHWKSIKTACQSSPYFEFYEDKLRKIFEIKEKNLLEFNLKALEIIIQVLKTEKAYSLNKEYIKNPEEISFREKFSAKNPSEFEMEEYYQTFSDRLGFLKDLSILDLICNKGPESLTYIKNIKQSY, from the coding sequence ATGAACAAAGTATTATTACCGGTATTTTATTTACCAACTATTTCCTGGTTTTCAGTGTTTTTAAATCCAGAAAAAGAAATTGTATTTGAACGATTTGAAAGCTTTCCGAAACAGACCTATAGAAACAGAGCCAATATATTCGGAGCCAATGGAAAATTATCATTGATTATTCCTATTTCCCACAACGGCAAAAGAGAATATAAAGATATTGAAATTTCTTACCGTGAAGACTGGCAAAACCTTCATTGGAAGTCTATAAAAACAGCATGCCAGAGTTCTCCCTATTTCGAGTTTTATGAAGATAAACTAAGAAAAATTTTCGAAATTAAGGAAAAAAACCTTCTTGAATTTAATCTGAAAGCACTTGAAATTATTATTCAGGTTCTTAAAACCGAAAAGGCATATTCTTTGAATAAAGAATACATCAAAAATCCGGAGGAAATTAGTTTCAGGGAAAAATTTTCAGCAAAAAATCCTTCAGAATTTGAGATGGAAGAGTATTATCAGACATTTTCTGATAGGCTTGGTTTCTTAAAAGATTTGTCAATTTTAGACCTTATCTGTAACAAAGGACCGGAATCTCTTACTTATATTAAAAATATTAAACAATCATACTAA
- a CDS encoding S8 family serine peptidase, translating to MKKVLLAAVFLVGFGFSHAQEAKADSDPMKNKDLMTWYHKDFATTKVYGVNTENAYKYLESKGLKPKTVVVGVLDSGVQVDHPGLVKNVWANPNEVPNNGKDDDGNGYIDDVHGWNFIGGKNGDIDVDNMEVTRVVAKYKPVFEGDDSTKNKANQAKMPEEFAMYMKSKEIFTKKSVEARQGFQTYTMINEAIPTMVKLLNGKAVTPENVATIKPADQKEAMAAQVLAQVAQSPEFKGKSAAEFEKAMSGQIKEALDYFGPQEKQYNLDYDPRKEIVGDNYDDYSEKNYGNNHYEGPDAEHGTHVAGIIAGLPNGSEAQYGVASKVAKIMSVRTVPNGDERDKDVANAIRYAVDNGAKVLNMSFGKPVSPGKNVVWDAFKYAQDKGVLLVKAAGNENEDVAEHLAYPTNFKNVADEKPFVNNVLVVGASTNDNNALRAGFSNYNKKMVNVFAPGQEIYSTVPHSEYKYLQGTSMASPVVAGAAAVLLAYMPNLTPAQIIESLVKSSNPSTTNEFGTYSEAGGVIDLKKAAEYAYTNFYNGKSGVSKKATKSVKKTVKK from the coding sequence ATGAAAAAGGTATTATTAGCCGCTGTTTTTTTAGTGGGATTCGGCTTCTCGCACGCGCAGGAGGCCAAAGCGGACTCTGATCCGATGAAAAATAAAGATCTTATGACATGGTATCATAAAGATTTTGCAACGACAAAGGTTTATGGAGTAAATACTGAAAACGCTTATAAATATTTGGAATCTAAAGGCCTAAAACCTAAGACGGTTGTTGTTGGTGTTTTAGACAGCGGGGTTCAGGTAGATCATCCCGGACTTGTTAAAAATGTATGGGCTAATCCAAATGAAGTTCCCAATAACGGTAAAGATGATGACGGAAACGGATATATCGACGATGTTCACGGATGGAATTTCATCGGTGGAAAAAATGGAGATATTGATGTAGATAACATGGAGGTAACAAGAGTGGTTGCAAAATACAAACCTGTCTTTGAAGGTGATGATTCTACTAAGAACAAAGCAAATCAGGCAAAAATGCCGGAAGAGTTTGCAATGTATATGAAATCAAAGGAAATCTTCACGAAAAAGAGCGTAGAAGCAAGACAAGGTTTCCAAACTTATACAATGATTAACGAAGCCATTCCTACAATGGTAAAACTATTGAACGGAAAAGCTGTTACGCCCGAAAATGTTGCAACTATAAAACCGGCTGATCAAAAAGAAGCGATGGCTGCACAGGTGTTGGCTCAAGTAGCTCAAAGCCCGGAATTTAAAGGTAAATCTGCCGCAGAATTCGAAAAGGCAATGAGCGGACAAATCAAAGAGGCATTAGATTATTTCGGTCCACAGGAAAAACAGTATAACCTTGATTACGATCCGAGAAAAGAAATCGTAGGCGACAATTATGATGATTACTCTGAAAAAAATTACGGAAACAATCATTACGAAGGTCCTGATGCAGAGCACGGAACACACGTTGCAGGAATTATTGCCGGATTGCCAAACGGAAGTGAAGCACAGTATGGGGTAGCCTCGAAAGTTGCTAAAATTATGTCTGTAAGAACAGTTCCAAACGGTGATGAAAGAGATAAAGATGTTGCTAATGCCATCCGATATGCAGTAGACAACGGAGCAAAAGTTCTTAACATGAGCTTCGGAAAACCGGTTTCTCCTGGTAAAAACGTAGTTTGGGATGCTTTCAAGTATGCGCAGGATAAAGGCGTTTTATTAGTAAAAGCAGCAGGTAATGAGAATGAAGATGTTGCAGAACACCTTGCATATCCTACCAACTTCAAAAATGTAGCAGATGAAAAACCTTTTGTAAATAATGTTTTGGTAGTAGGAGCAAGTACCAATGACAATAATGCTCTAAGAGCAGGTTTCTCCAACTATAATAAAAAAATGGTAAACGTATTTGCACCGGGACAGGAAATTTATTCTACCGTTCCTCACAGTGAATACAAATACCTTCAGGGAACATCAATGGCTTCTCCGGTAGTAGCAGGTGCTGCTGCTGTTCTGTTGGCTTATATGCCTAATCTTACACCGGCTCAAATCATCGAATCACTTGTGAAGTCAAGCAATCCAAGCACAACTAATGAATTTGGAACTTATTCTGAAGCAGGAGGAGTAATTGATCTTAAGAAAGCTGCGGAGTATGCTTACACTAATTTTTATAATGGAAAATCAGGAGTATCTAAAAAGGCTACAAAATCCGTAAAAAAGACTGTTAAAAAATAG
- a CDS encoding OmpA family protein has product MKFTKTYIGGLFLSSALLLTSCEAVKNSNHQQRGTAVGVASGAVIGGILGNNVGRGGNGAIGAVLGGVIGGVAGNVIGSKMDKQAREIKETLPGAEVERVGDGIKITLNESIVNFDFDSSALTSTAKTNLDKLAQVLINNPDTNINIYGHTDSKGSDSYNMSLSERRAGSVKSYLMGKGIASSRLFAKGEGEAMPVATNDTDAGRAKNRRVEFAITANEKMINDAQNGQ; this is encoded by the coding sequence ATGAAATTTACAAAAACATATATAGGTGGCCTTTTTTTATCATCAGCGTTATTGCTTACAAGTTGTGAAGCCGTAAAGAATTCTAATCATCAGCAAAGAGGTACGGCAGTAGGAGTAGCATCCGGAGCTGTAATTGGTGGAATTTTAGGTAACAATGTAGGAAGAGGCGGAAACGGAGCAATTGGTGCTGTTTTAGGTGGTGTTATCGGTGGTGTAGCTGGTAACGTGATCGGTTCTAAAATGGATAAGCAGGCAAGAGAAATTAAAGAAACATTACCTGGAGCTGAAGTTGAAAGAGTAGGTGACGGTATTAAAATTACTTTGAATGAAAGTATCGTCAACTTTGATTTTGATTCATCTGCGCTCACGAGTACCGCTAAAACAAATCTTGATAAACTGGCACAGGTGCTTATCAACAACCCGGATACTAATATCAATATTTACGGACATACCGATAGTAAAGGATCAGATTCTTACAACATGTCTCTCTCAGAAAGAAGAGCAGGTTCTGTAAAATCTTATTTGATGGGGAAAGGAATTGCTTCCAGCAGATTATTTGCTAAAGGAGAAGGAGAAGCAATGCCGGTAGCTACAAACGATACGGATGCAGGAAGAGCAAAAAACAGAAGAGTTGAATTTGCGATCACCGCAAACGAAAAAATGATTAATGACGCACAGAACGGACAATAG
- a CDS encoding decaprenyl-phosphate phosphoribosyltransferase, which translates to MKKYFKLLRVEQWVKNLFVFVPLFFSGNIQNIDLLSKSIFAFIIFSLAASVVYILNDYNDIEADRKHPEKRRRPLASGAVSKSQAIAIFVGLIVADIALVFFAQIYFQKSLWKFATIIGSYFVMNLAYTFRLKHVPIIDISIIALGFVLRVLAGGYITGISISQWAILLTFVLALVLAIGKRRGELINAQVSGKTRRALDGYNVQFADIALSISVTLAIVCYLMFTLSPEVQARFHQRVFYTVIFVVFAFLRYLQQTLVYNRTESPTKIVYRDRYIQATLLLWVAAFLIQIYFKK; encoded by the coding sequence ATGAAGAAATATTTTAAACTGCTCCGTGTCGAGCAATGGGTAAAAAACCTGTTTGTTTTTGTTCCATTATTTTTCTCCGGAAATATTCAGAATATCGATCTGCTTTCTAAAAGTATTTTCGCTTTCATTATTTTCTCTCTTGCTGCAAGTGTAGTCTATATTCTGAATGATTATAATGATATTGAAGCAGATAGAAAACATCCCGAAAAAAGAAGAAGACCCTTGGCTAGCGGTGCTGTTTCAAAATCTCAGGCAATTGCTATTTTTGTAGGGCTTATTGTTGCAGATATTGCATTGGTGTTTTTTGCGCAAATTTATTTTCAGAAAAGTCTCTGGAAATTTGCCACCATCATCGGCTCTTATTTTGTTATGAATCTTGCTTACACATTCAGGTTGAAGCATGTTCCTATCATTGATATTTCCATAATAGCACTGGGATTTGTGCTTCGTGTATTGGCAGGAGGCTATATCACGGGGATCAGTATTTCTCAATGGGCTATTTTATTAACTTTCGTTCTTGCGCTGGTATTGGCCATCGGGAAAAGAAGAGGAGAGCTTATTAATGCACAGGTTTCAGGCAAAACAAGAAGGGCTTTGGACGGATATAATGTACAGTTTGCAGATATTGCACTATCCATTTCCGTTACGCTGGCTATTGTCTGTTATTTAATGTTTACCCTCTCACCCGAAGTTCAGGCAAGATTTCATCAACGTGTTTTCTACACGGTCATTTTTGTTGTATTTGCTTTTTTAAGGTATTTACAACAGACGCTGGTATACAACAGGACAGAATCTCCCACCAAAATTGTGTATCGTGACAGATACATTCAGGCAACTTTATTGCTGTGGGTCGCTGCATTTTTAATTCAAATTTATTTTAAAAAATGA